The following are encoded together in the Cheilinus undulatus linkage group 3, ASM1832078v1, whole genome shotgun sequence genome:
- the LOC121507383 gene encoding olfactory receptor class A-like protein 4, whose protein sequence is MSEEDAELVGMGLRVSVSPAQTAFYIMLVFLGILGNGTVVAVIGKSVIMDRGGGRNSDIIIINMALSNLLVSVMRNTLLVISDMGLQLYSSREWCQFLMGVWVWLRSVNVWSTLFLSAFHLQTLRRVAPTMGVLHGPRGPPKTLLLSLGLIWILNFCYSIPAHIFSTNGNENSTETLMLVSSTTRPLLGCVWNFPSSYSGLAYATTSMVIHETIPIMLMAFTNLGSLYTLYTHGRMRSSAQDAPVIKRVPAERRAAKVILALIMLFIASWGTSIISVNYFNYNRGSSAEFLLVIARFANIIFIAMSPAVLAVGHRRLRSFIKSTLAH, encoded by the exons ATGTCGGAGGAAGACGCAGAGCTTGTGGGGATGGGACTTCGTGTCTCTGTGTCTCCTGCACAAACAGCTTTTTACATTATGCTGGTTTTCTTGGGCATTCTGGGTAACGGCACAGTGGTCGCAGTGATTGGTAAGAGTGTCATAATGGACCGAGGTGGTGGACGCAACTCggacatcatcatcataaacatGGCACTGTCTAACCTGCTGGTTTCTGTGATGAGGAACACGCTGCTTGTCATCTCAGACATGGGACTCCAG CTGTACTCGTCCAGAGAGTGGTGTCAGTTCCTCATGGGTGTCTGGGTTTGGCTGCGATCGGTCAATGTGTGGTCAACGCTCTTTCTCAGTGCCTTCCATCTCCAGACTTTGAGGCGAGTGGCTCCCACTATGGGGGTTCTCCATGGGCCCCGGGGCCCTCCCAAGACCCTGCTACTGAGTCTGGGTCTCATCTGGATTCTCAACTTTTGTTATTCTATTCCTGCTCATATCTTTTCCACTAATGGCAACGAGAACAGCACAGAG ACCCTGATGCTGGTAAGCAGCACAACGCGCCCCCTGCTGGGCTGTGTGTGGAACTTCCCCTCCAGCTACAGCGGCCTGGCCTATGCCACCACATCTATGGTGATCCATGAAACAATCCCCATTATGCTAATGGCCTTCACCAACCTGGGCTCCCTTTACACCCTTTACACCCATGGGAGGATGCGGAGCTCAGCACAAGATGCACCTGTCATAAAACGTGTGCCTGCTGAGAGACGAGCAGCCAAG GTCATTCTAGCTCTAATTATGCTCTTTATTGCATCCTGGGGAACCAGCATAATCTCTGTCAACTATTTCAACTACAACCGGGGCTCCTCTGCTGAGTTTCTTCTTGTCATTGCTCGCTTTGCCAACATTATCTTCATTGCCATGTCACCTGCTGTTCTGGCAGTGGGCCATCGTCGTCTGCGTTCCTTCATCAAGTCTACACTTGCTCACTGA
- the LOC121507298 gene encoding olfactory receptor class A-like protein 4, with amino-acid sequence MSDGTWRADVCHKINSVLHTDDIRVKRESASIGESSGRAEATSWINHCLDSTCAAYLQVLQSAVESPSRRLPPSDTILVHLSLANLLTSLFRTVPIFVSDLGLNVSLSPGWCRVFMLLWVWWRAVGCWVTLALSMFHCTTLRRQQVTFGPLALQRERRRVWIVLALVWGANLAFSIPALLYSTHVHGNATVELMVISSTTRPLLGCVWEFPTIQQGSAFASTSLAFNEVLPLVLMVCTNLATLHALAKHIRAVTSGGETGGAHGELDKHVASERKAAHVIMSLVTLFVVCWVLQVAAVTYYNHDGGHHAEGLLTVAHFSASLFVGFSPMVVALGHSKLRRRIINMILGRSKLLKCFSKNTDKGGKTSKSKGNKNISTVQKEQNVIKVEEKVKSIK; translated from the exons ATGAGCGATGGTACATGGCGAGCTGATGTTTGCCATAAGATCAACTCTGTCTTGCACACAGACGATATCCGTGTGAAGCGGGAGAGCGCGTCCATAGGCGAAAGTAGCGG gaGAGCCGAGGCCACCTCCTGGATAAACCACTGCTTGGATTCAACCTGTGCTGCTTACCTGCAG GTGCTTCAGTCAGCTGTCGAGAGTCCTTCTCGTAGACTCCCTCCCTCTGACACCATTTTGGTACATCTCTCACTGGCCAACCTGCTGACTTCTCTTTTCCGCACCGTGCCCATCTTTGTGTCGGACCTTGGCCTGAATGTTTCCCTGTCCCCAGGATGGTGCCGTGTCTTCATGCTACTGTGGGTTTGGTGGCGAGCTGTGGGCTGCTGGGTGACTCTAGCTTTAAGTATGTTCCACTGCACCACCCTGAGGCGACAGCAGGTGACCTTTGGACCTCTAGCCCTGCAGAGGGAGAGGCGGCGGGTATGGATTGTTCTGGCCCTTGTATGGGGGGCAAACCTGGCCTTCTCCATTCCAGCTCTGTTATACAGCACTCATGTTCACGGCAACGCCACTGTGGAGCTGATGGTGATCAGCTCCACCACCAGGCCTCTGCTGGGCTGTGTGTGGGAGTTCCCCACCATCCAGCAGGGCTCAGCCTTCGCCTCCACTTCACTGGCTTTTAATGAAGTGTTACCACTGGTGCTGATGGTTTGTACCAACCTGGCCACACTCCATGCTCTAGCAAAACACATCCGAGCTGTCACCTCTGGGGGAGAGACAGGGGGAGCACATGGAGAGCTGGACAAACATGTGGCCAGTGAACGTAAAGCAGCTCACGTCATCATGTCTCTAGTGACGCTCTTCGTAGTCTGCTGGGTGCTGCAGGTTGCTGCAGTGACCTACTACAACCATGATGGGGGACATCATGCAGAAGGGCTGCTGACTGTGGCCCACTTCTCTGCGTCGCTATTTGTGGGATTCAGTCCCATGGTGGTTGCCCTTGGACACAGCAAACTGAGGAGaagaatcataaatatgataCTGGGTCGTTCTAAActtcttaaatgtttcagtaaaaacactgataaagGAGGCAAAACCTCAAAGtctaaaggaaataaaaacatatctaCTGTTCAAAAGGAGCAAAACGTCATAAAAGTAGAGGAAAAGGTTAAATCAATAAAGTGA
- the fndc10 gene encoding fibronectin type III domain-containing protein 10, protein MKSQQSLLALSALLLCTLHQTAGSSRSHRSSSASLSTSSPSEVRGKINLGTPQNWLKQTFIGSTYGNHSHKSRPSPKLKEATGQENSFSFNTNRGNVTTVVSEKSGRRPTWVPEDGESPLCAYRVIEGGIGGQLCFRNTLSGYKCQKADCRTVVSVGNLVANILINGSVLLQWTHGAESSMPSQDAKTAAGQRSSGNAGTDLTREGTLRSSSVFSGRRHRRGGYELSCWWNGSYTQFDCAGVRLGLGCRDFLLSELHENIPYRFCLRSLAHSDPALRADQQRDCVEFTLPPSGMQDIVIAMTTVGGAICVMLVIICLLVAYITENIMSPTSQHTYSYRTHSRH, encoded by the coding sequence ATGAAAAGCCAACAATCCCTGCTCGCCTTATCGGCACTCTTGCTCTGCACATTACACCAGACAGCTGGCTCCAGCAGATCTCATCGCAGCAGCTCAGCATCATTATCAACATCATCTCCATCAGAGGTTAGAGGCAAGATTAATTTGGGGACGCCCCAAAACTggttaaaacagacttttattggCTCCACTTATGGCAATCACAGCCACAAAAGTAGGCCATCACCAAAGCTTAAAGAGGCTACAGGCCAAGAGAATAGCTTTTCCTTCAACACCAACAGAGGCAATGTTACTACTGTGGTATCAGAGAAGTCTGGCAGGCGACCAACCTGGGTCCCCGAGGATGGGGAGTCACCACTGTGTGCCTACCGAGTGATCGAGGGTGGCATTGGGGGACAGCTGTGTTTTAGGAACACGTTGTCCGGGTACAAATGTCAGAAGGCAGACTGCAGGACAGTGGTGTCTGTTGGGAACCTGGTGGCAAATATTCTCATCAATGGCAGTGTACTGTTACAGTGGACTCATGGGGCAGAATCCTCAATGCCCAGCCAGGATGCTAAGACTGCAGCTGGTCAGAGAAGCAGCGGGAACGCCGGGACAGATCTAACAAGAGAGGGGACTCTAAGGTCGAGCTCTGTTTTCAGTGGACGCCGGCACAGACGTGGAGGCTATGAGCTGAGCTGCTGGTGGAACGGAAGCTATACCCAGTTTGACTGTGCCGGTGTTCGTCTTGGACTGGGGTGCAGGGACTTTCTCCTCAGTGAGCTGCATGAGAACATCCCCTACCGCTTCTGCCTGCGCTCCTTGGCCCACTCTGATCCAGCTTTGAGAGCAGACCAGCAACGGGACTGTGTTGAGTTTACCCTGCCACCATCAGGGATGCAGGACATTGTGATCGCCATGACAACGGTTGGGGGAGCTATTTGTGTGATGCTGGTCATCATCTGCTTGCTGGTGGCATACATCACTGAAAACATCATGAGTCCCACTTCACAGCACACATACTCCTACCGCACTCATTCTCGCCACTGA
- the ssu72 gene encoding RNA polymerase II subunit A C-terminal domain phosphatase SSU72 yields MPSHQLQVAVVCSSNQNRSMEAHNILSKRGIHVRSFGTGSHVKLPGPSPDKPNVYDFKTTYVQMYNDLVRKDKELYTQNGILHMLDRNKRIKSKPERFQSCKDKFDLVITCEERVYDQVLEDLNSREQETLQPVHVINVDIQDNHEEATLGAFLICELCQCIQHTDDMENEIDELLQEFEEKSNRPFLHTVCFY; encoded by the exons ATGCCGAGCCACCAGCTGCAGGTAGCGGTTGTGTGCTCGAGCAACCAGAACCGCAGTATGGAAGCGCACAATATCCTCAG TAAACGTGGAATTCATGTACGCTCCTTTGGGACAGGGTCTCATGTGAAGCTACCCGGTCCTTCCCCGGATAAACCAAATGTCTATGACTTCAAAACAACATATGTACAGATGTACAACGACTTGGTCCGTAAGGACAAGGAACT ATACACACAGAACGGCATCCTGCACATGCTTGACCGCAACAAACGCATAAAATCAAAGCCAGAGCGCTTCCAAAGCTGCAAGGATAAGTTTGACCTGGTCATCACCTGTGAAGAGAGAGTCTATGACCAAGTACTGGAGG ATCTGAATTCAAGAGAGCAGGAAACCCTGCAGCCTGTGCACGTCATCAATGTAGACATCCAAGATAACCATGAGGAAGCCACACTGGGCGCCTTCCTGATCTGTGAGCTGTGTCAATGT ATCCAGCACACCGACGACATGGAGAACGAAATCGATGAGCTCCTACAAGAGTTTGAGGAGAAGAGCAACAGGCCTTTTCTTCACACTGTCTGTTTCTACTGA